The genomic stretch GCCTGTTCATTGAGATCGTTGCTGTACTAATatgaattttatgtaaatgaataatttttaaattaaatccATGTCTGAAAATGATTAGCTCGTCTGAATGTCGATAGAACTCATAAACTGTTGGTGCAAGTTGAGTGTTCAGACACGAAAGTACTCCAAAGAAACAACACACTTTTcgtcttctcctccttctccccaTGATCCTTTCTCATCTCGCTTCCTCtcttgtgtttttattcttctgttgatcctctgtgtgtgtgtggatgtttctatgtgtccgtgtgtgcgtgcgtacttgtctgtgtgtgcgtgcgtgtatttGCATGTGGGGGTGtgtctgtgcacgtgtgtatgtttgtgtctaAATGTAttgtgtgagtgcatgcgtgtgtgtttgtatatgtgtacgCATGTCTGTTTACGTGCGTTAATGTTTATGTCTTGAATATATTTTTCGCTTGCTCATTTTACTATCAAGCTTGATGTGCCAAAATAACCACAAACAAGTGTGACACTTGGCACTCAAAAACACTTTCAGGGTGCCTTCAATCTCCAGGACAGAAAACAGAAGTGAATGAAAATAGAAGCAGTCGCTCTGTTTCTTTTACTGTTCCGACAACAGCCTCATGAAACGGAAACGTCGAAGCCATCTAAATTATTCAGAGTTGAACCCCAAGTTCATCTGAACCAGAGTCTGGTGTCCCCACAGTCCTCTCCACAAGACAATACCGCCCTTACTTTCTTATCATCGGTCGATTATCTCGCGTGTGGTCAGTTCGTCCATGAAAACATTAAGACAACCAAAATAAGTCACTAAAAATTCTTCACAGCTAAGAATTATTGACACATTACATCTAGAACAGTAAGAGTGTAGAAAACTTTGTCGTATTTTATCTGTCAGTATGTCATTAATTCGTGTTTTCGTGACAGAATTTTATCTTACAATGATCAACATGCATTTATCGTGATTCATCAAAGTGATAAGCAATGCAAATAAATGATATTGTTTATTAGACAGGTCTTTCGTTACCTGCTTCCACTTTTTCTTGAAAACCATCTTTTAATGCAGACATCAACAACTGTTCGTATTATGTTAGTCAGTACATTTTCATGAAGCAGCTGTTTCTACAAAGGTCAGAGTTCGCATGCAGACGACGGTTGAAGTGGTGCAAGATGTGAGCAGCGGTAGGGAGAGACCTACCGACAGGAACTCCTGTGTCCTACTGATACAGCGGTGACAGTAGGTGGCATTAAGTCCTGACAGGAAGCTGGTAACAGCTAGTGGTCATCCTTCATCTGTctggtaaataaagaaaacaaagccaaCTTGACCGAGATGAAGTATGTAGTGTCTCCTCCCCTACAACACACAGTCTATATACACATCATGCAATTTCTGTATGATGCTCATAATAACGGGATATTTATTCtcagttttctgtttacttgatttttttaatccatcGTCTGTCGAACAAATTAACAACAGTCTGAGTCTGTAATGATGTCAGCAGGACTCGGTGATCGAATGACTGCTTAATTAACTGCTTCATCGATCTTGCTGGTTTTAGCAGCccattgaaatttttattaatgtaaaCAAAGCCTGAGGGAAATTCACAGCctgtatttcttttataaaaataaacatactgaATAATCTCAAATTAgctccatctctttctctggACTCACCATTGCTAGGAAAAACATTCTGGGTTGATTCTTTGTTCTCGAATATCGTTCGATTCTTGAACGAACCTTACGATGACCTTCctaatacagaaaaaagatgaagttgATAATATAGAACCATAACACAAGCTGCAAGTACTATTGAGAtggaaaaataagaatttttgcAGTTAAATACTGTATGTAACAGGTATGCTGGAATGTAAGGGActtaattttaaatgtcttaaatgtaaatgttatatCAAACGATGTCGACATATCCATGTCCCATTAATAACAGTGGATATGTGAGACCTTACAACTGCTGACAGTGAAAGGCTTCTTTCgcaaaaatatcaataaaaaacttattaaattaataatgaaatCGAGTAAAGACCTGTAGAGGGCCGAAAATGTTGAGGTTGAGGAAGAGTACATGGAAATTCTAGTGTTTTAATTGTGTCTGTCGGCTCTATCTTCTTTAAAACTACAGATTACAAGATGGAATAGGGTGGATTAAAagtattgtttaaaatattcatattaGGCGTGCTTACTGAATAGAAATCCTGTCAATGTTGAGCATTTACGAGCGCCGAAGTATCAAATATTTATAGCATTTTGTGCGCAAAAATCGTCCTCCAAAAAGTCTACAATTGCATTTATCCACCAGTTCCACGCAGACATTTTCTCTGATCTTTTGTGGGCGACAATTATTGAATTCAGTCAGTCGTCCCCTGATGTACCTGCTGTTGAGGGGCAGCACGTACGGATAgacggcagctgacagggccgccactcttgcctattgtgggcgattgtcagcaggtcctgtacaggacgatcagtccagtctttgactttcgtaatccagttctttctctggtaACCTCGATCGACGTCGACCACCCTTCAAAGTACCTCGAAGGACCGTCTTCGACAAGGTATGTGTCGTGCCCGCTCGCCTGGTCAAAACACCTTACGTCGTtcgactgttgcaagtagaggtccctggtgtcctatgagtgCAACAATCGTGCTTCGTATACGAACtatttggttttatgttctctgtgaAAGATCCGAAGCAGCCTCCTCATGCAGTACGTACTTGTTCTGGAATGCATGGAATCTAATCCCCTGTGggcaagcagagtccacgtcTCACATCTGTTAAGGAGTATCAGTACTACGAGATACTTGTACAGAGTGTGTTTTGTTACAAACTTTATGTTACTGCTTCatcagaccacgaacttgtcCACGAGATCGGACCTCGTCCATCCTATAGCCACTGCCGCTTGTTACTGTTTCAATcttgttgatttatttaattttatttaattatgaaaGATAGTCGAACAGTAATTTCGCACAATAGCTTCGACAAGTGATTCATCCTTTACTATTCCGACTATTATGATGACAAGTGTCCTATGAGTATATTTATGAAGGCTTCACTATTTCAGAAGCTGTCGCCCAGGTTACTGAAGTGCTTCCTGTAGTGGATTAGCAGAggaatcaaaatcaaaatcaaatcaaaacagactttattgtctgcccaggaggacagaaatttgtctttgctcacatacccatacagacatttaacaaacagttaggagtaaaagtgaggagtaaaatagtgttgattgcaccagtccatcaaggcagtgtatgtttatcctaacaacaaaccttgggtgaccaagggcctaaaagcactgctgaacaaaaagaaacatttgttcatcacgggcagaagcccacgacaaagattagtacatagagaggaccatgatgctatccgttgggtgggcagaggctctacgagcatactagttagtccgctttcagtagtttgccggtggaccaacgagtgtcgacgagattgaaacagaggtcgagttagctctcgccataaacccgatgtgtcagaatgcggctcgtggttacatcttgagctctctggagggacctgccagacgtcgagtgttgatgcttccgcatgacgcaagagatacgccgagaaagatcttgggtgtcctagtggaggcgtacggcgaacggaaagacgtacggcgaacggaaagaaaaacagtgccacagcaacgtgaggaggtggtcgacgaatacgccgcgaagctccagaatttaagcaggcgaggtagaaggcggcgcagagcgtcgaagtggcggcgattgacaccatctcggaggactgcagcccgaccggtcagggaaagtgactgcccccgtcgtccgtaacaggatgacagggaaataaagtgtagctggcctgactggaaagtgtccgacggcggaggttgtcatttatggcagttgagtgatgcgttgctcgacaccgcagtgaggtaacgacggtcactgacgagtggcacgagggcacatacaggacttacagctaaaacaaactcaggagtggcggtggtggacatgtttacggccagcgtctgaggacgttcctatcctggtggtcaaggacctggtcgatgtggtcacaagtgagcgcaggaggcgcgtgtcgcttctactagggaagaacgtccttgatcagataatggactctaccgcagatgtggcgcaggcagtacaggcagccgtgcatgaagctcatcttgagaagacattgtcaacaaaaggactggctagggccgctggcaacacgcccgttccaggatgccaatgggtctgacgtccacaccagccactttccagaggttaatgcagaccaccatgccgaactgtttaatttcagtccttcttgtgtacctagacgatcatttggtatactccaagataaaggacattcaactgggaggcgccataccttcaggatgacgacagtgaagaggaaacgccagggtggtatgctactcttccaaaccatcaccacagaactcttgtgacaatgcctgtggtgccagaagtaacagtgtctgtggtgtcagatgacagtaccagaaatgatccctatcgtgtccgaaccgcgcagatcgcagcgacttaccgcgagacaggcaacaaactcgcacaaagtgtaggatgaaacagttcgtgcgacgctatgccatggcaatatgaataccatggatatattttttagttgcggtgatcggtgacaccgtagatgacacgtacgcattgatcagttgtttattttgctaattgttcatttttcttcaactttaccgcagctgcgtccagaaaatgtcattgacaagaatgacacacgaggtgatggctgacaatagatgtcagcactcactcttcttcagtctctgtttgattcctcctgagtccttgtgcctttatttaggatggtgatggctgctggcacgaaggacctctggtaggcagctttccttatgcgtgtaccttatagcgcctgcctgagggcaaacagctggaagctagtgtggagagggtgtttcaggtccgaaatgatgttatgtgccatccttctgactgcatgaaggtacaagtcagaaagtggcagctgtgcttgaccaataattttatttgcctggtggatgattctgccagccttgccttgtctttgactagtagatgaccataccaggcagcgatgttgaatgagaggatgctctcaacaagagacctgtacacagtctccagcaccccagagctgacgtcgaagctgcgaagtctcctcagaaggtacagccgttgctgggcctttttgtacacttggttcacgtgatcactaaatgagagcctcccgtcgatcactgtaccaaggtacctaaacacagcagccctctgcacctgctgtcccttgatttggagtggtggggagagaggggttgtgccatctcttccttcgtaggctcttcaaaggccatctcctccgttttgtcaacgttcagatccagaaagctgcggtcaaaccactcctccagctcccccacacaggccaggtactgtgacagggactgctcgtctttcaggcagcccacaaggccatgtcatctgcatatttaacaagtttgagaatagcactgttaatactaatcccatttgtatatacagagaacaggatgggggaaagcacacatccctgaggtacccgtgttgaggatctgctcatctgacagaatcattccatccactgacaaataaactccgtcagacgagctgctggaccctatagtacctgtcggtggaactctgaaacccaccctctgtggtcggtccttcaggaatgatctgatccatagaaactaggccagtgttgacatccaggtctagtaggcgctgtacaagaaggtgtggctggaccgtgttgaagcgctggaaaagtccatgaacaggacccgaacatgggtgccagaagtgtccaagtgttgtaggatagtatttaaaagcgtgagagttgcatcagacaccccccctgcgtggcttgtaggcaaactgcaaaggatccaggcgatcagccatggtggggattaacaatcttcccacaactctctccaaacatttggccacaacagacgtgagagccacaggtcgaaagtctttcaagttggtagcatgaggcttctttggcactggtattattgtggatgttctccacacgcgggggacactatgagagtcaagggagagctgaaaaagtctggtaaaaacaccactcagctgactagcacactctttgagtatATTTGCCTCTccacgtggtcaggtccagggctttacgtgggttcacatgagagagaattctgacaacatctccctcacagatggtgacagtggctgccgacagtgaagaacagatatttttctgcttcattgctgaagtctctcacatcaaaccgcgcgtagaaagtgttgagcctcattaacaaatgacactgggtcatcaacactttactctttgtgtcttgcgttctctacccatcatggtgtccaggcccttccaagcatctcttgcgttgccctcaattaattgcttttctaccttctttctgtattccaccctagccgttcttgcctttgccctgaactccttctccttttctttcactttctgtttgtctccttgcataaaagctatcttcttttcattgagacagtgcttcagtcctTTACCTAGCCATGGAAGCGCATTACTCAGAGACCTAACGTAAAATAGTTAGAACCACAAACCCGCAAGGCGTGGTTTACGTGACGCCAGATATTCGGATGTTTACCTACGAGTTCTGCAGAACCTCAGTCACCTCACGTActtcattacaaaaataattagcaCCGTTCTTACTAATGATTCAGGGGACGTAACCGACCAATGCTCGATACGACAGTGGCCTCCCCTGCTATCCCGTCGGGCAGTGCGGTGCCACAACAATGGCAGGAGGCTGTAGGGGGATTGACACGTAGGAATGGCATTCAGTTGCTATGTTGAGAGATAACAGcaagatattttattaaaaaatagcaGCAGATCTCCTTTATTCAGCTTTTGGTTGATATGCCATTTGGTTTAAGCCTGTATGCACCAATCAGCCCAAGTTTTATTCGATATGAGAGTTCTCTGTCGTATGAACTGAAAGGTTGCGATCGACTGTGTTAGAACTCTAAAACACCTGACACATAGTGTGTTAGTAACAGTTTATGACGGCGGTGTTTCACCATCAGGTAATTACCATCCAATGAtgtaataaagttgtattttattGACAAATGTCGAACGACGTAGAATGGTCGGTTGGTAGTAGTCTTGCACACTGGAATGAATGCGTACTGTGTCTTTAAATGATTCTGCTTCATCCTCCcccatcattttcttcttttttgccaTTCTTAGGTTTTACAAAAATGTCGAGTTTctaaaatttataagaaaatttGTGAAGaatagcaatgtgtgtgtggagcagAGAGAATAACAaagcatcatttaaaaaatatattgtagaATATTTTGATATCGTTTCTTGTCACTCATAAATTGTTAAAACCTAATCACTAAATTGTACACATGCTTTATCTATTAATAACTCTTATATTGCACCAGACTTTAGTTAAAAGTTATTCAGGGcacaacacactctctctctctcacacacatgcaagagATTCAGtctgtaatgtattttttagaCAAGAATCAAGTAAATCTTGATTATTGTACCCTTCTTGCTGCATAActtcatattatttataattttcagaTCTGGCTTACTGCCGATGATCACTTGTTGATGCCAAAAGAACCAGCTAGCCATAGAGAAAACTATGTCAAACGTTATTCCAATAGTGTCATCAAGCCCTCCACCTCTTGATGATCACCCATCTTATGGCTggggggatgatgatgatgatgatgatgactttggGAATTTTACCAGTGCTCCTTATGCAGGGGTGTCAAGCAGTGGTGACTCAGTGGCTACAAGTGAATTTGATGCTGACTGGTCTCAGGTCAACCTTCATTCTGCTTCAGAGTCAGATCAGAGTAGAGAATGCACACCTGCAGAGGACAAGATCCATGCCATGGAGGAAGAGGGAAAAGCTGCAGGTAGAATTGAGACAGCAGATGAGATGGTTGCATGTGATCCAATTGAAAATGGTATAAATGGAAATGAAACTGAAGGTGATGACTTCGCTGATTTCTCAGGTTTTCAGAGCGTTAACAATAGCAAACCATGTTGTGGGTCTCTGCCTTTAGAGATATCTGAAGGATGTGAGCAGGAAAACTCAGATGGAGTTGGACAAACAGAACCAAAAGCAAGCGAGGAGTGTGATGAAAAGAACTTGGCTACTTCACAGACAGGGGAGCCAGTCATGCAAGAGTCAACTACTGATTCTGGAATGTTCAGCACTGATATGTCGCCTGTTCCAAAATCTGACAGCATTCTGTCAGACTGTGACAAAAACATGCCTTCAGAAGATGAAACAATTTTGGACCTACCACAAGATGGCCAGCAGGCCAGTAACAGTTTTCACCCAGAGGATGATTTTAAACTAGTAGCTACAGCTGATGATGCCTTCAGTGTAGGGACATCAGGGCTAGGTGACAGCAGTAGGTCAGCTACACCAGAAACCATGCTCAACAGCACTAGTCTTGAAGAAGGTGTGCCGGCAAAACTTTCTCGACAATCTTCACAAGAACTGGAAGAGATTCAGGCATCTGTTTGTCATCCTCCTGATCTTTTGCCTGAACAAGAGAATGCAAAGGTACAGTGTATTCAAGAACATAAACAGAGAAGTGTCAGTGCAGAGTGTTGTGATGCCTTAAGCTCTGATCTTCCTTCCCAAGCTGATGTTTCAGATGCAGAAACCAGCAAAATTACCATTACTAGTAACAGACTTGAAAGTGGCTCCAATTCACCCATATATGAACACTCCAAAGGTACTGAAGATAAAGTTGCAGAAATTTCAGAATACAAGGATTTGACAGAGCATGAAGACAAAACTGTTCCAGATTCTTGCTGCATGACTGAGACATTTGATGATAAATCTGTTGATGTGTGTAGTGGTGGAGATGATGAGGAAGATAATGATCAGTTTGATAGTGACAGCAACGATGAGTGGCCAGGTTTTCAACACTCCTCTCATCAAAATTCAGAGCCTGAAGATTTGGTGCTCAAGACAGAAAACCTAAAAGAGGAGGATGGTGATGATTtagattttgatgatgatggcacTTTTGGCCAATTCTCATCTCTTAGTGATGCAGATTTACCAGAATTGAAGAAAATAGATGCTAGTCGTCAGATGAAGTGTAACAGTCCACAGATCAGTGATCATGTTCAGGTTGAGCCAGAAGCTGGCAGAGAAACTGAAGATGGTGAAGATGCCAATAATGATGACTTTGGTGACTTTAGGGGACCATGTAGTCACAAGACATCAGCAACAGAAGAACCCTTGGATTTCAGCTCTACTCAAACTGATGAAGAGACAATAAAACCTGATGATGAATTTACAGAGTTGAGGTCATTTGAGAATCAAGCAGCAGATGATGATTTTGGTGATTTTTCTAGCGAGACTAAAAACAACTTAAATGAAGACAGCTTTAGTTTTGGAAATTCCAGTGAGCACCAAGCAGTCAGTGATGATGCAGGCTGGGCAGACTTCAGCAAGCCTGcagaagaaaagtttgctagTAATGATGACTTTGGGAACTTTGCCATGGAGGACCCCAGTTCAGCTCTGCAGACTGGTTCAGAATCCAGTTCTACAACAGCACATTCAAAAGTAAGTTTGAACTATCTAGATTCCAGGACTTGAAAATATCATACGTGATAGATATATCTGTAAGCCTCAGGCAGAAAAGATTCTTCTGGCTCTCTTTATGAAGTTGGTGGGAATGCCAGTCATTTTTTGGTTACAGGTCAGAAAGTAATTGGACTAGAGCAGACTACATCAGGAATCAGAAATGTGTATCAGATTATCAGGAGCATTTTCAcatgatcacaaagcagaaattgcaATAAATTGTTAAAGCACATCTGTTTGGGACTGATGGCATTATatgatttgtgttttgttaaagaATGAATGCTTGCCTCCTATCTAGCTGTTCATTGGCTTCATTCAACATAGTCTGTATTCActtcttacaatttttattttcataataatcCTGAgtcaaaaaccattttttaaatttcttaacaTTTCTCTTAAGAATCAAAGTTTTTATTCGTGCCTTTCCCCACATTAACGAAATTGTCCATAGTACTTGAAGTTGAACATAAATTTCAGCATGTCTAAATATTGCAGATTCAAGGGAGCAGACTTAGTCATGCACTAGCAAGTTGCTTCCCTCATAATGGACCTGAGACCAGCACGATAAAAAGCTTATCAGAAGCAGGGAGTCCTGAGAATGCTCAAGATACTACACAAGGGAAAGATGGGATTGGGTTGCTAGAGACAATCATACACTTTGGACTTAACtacaaagcagccagcctgCAGACATGGGAAGTTGTGGAACATCCATCAAAGTGAGTTTCTCAGTTCTTTATAAGCTtttcttaaaagttttaatgttaCAGTGTTagtaaccattttttttttataacttggATAGACTAGTTTTGCCCACCTTTTCCTATAAAACAGGATAAAAATGAGAATGTTCGTACATTTTTTTAGAATTCAGATATCTTTCTAATTATAAATCATGTCTACAATTGGCAACataaatttgtataaaatttgaaaatattgatataGAAAGGATCCATGGGTGCGACTTTGGAACCACTTGAAAGACATAGATGGAACACCAGCAGTGGTATACCAGTGGCTTAAATCATCATGCAATTCTCATCTTTTCAAGACTTTATGCATCGATACACAAAATATGGTCAGTGCCCGTTGTGATAGATACAAATGGAATTTTCTAGCAAGTATAGTCATTAGGACAAAATAAGTGACATTATGTACTACTATTGGTATTAATTATTTAGTTTATCAGTAAATTCTAAGAGTGTTATAAGAGGACAGTTTTAGATacttgtgtgtttgctgtttacTTACCTTTCTCAGGATTTGGTGGGGGGGACCCATTTATCAGTAAATAATACTACATTTTAAGCTTGCATATATGAAATACATTTCATCTTCAACATGTGTTATGTTGCAAATGTTACCATCTTAATGTTGTTGTGTGATATACAAGTCATTTCCTGTAACTTCAGAGCTGAAAGCcatgtcatatttttaaaatatgctttactATTTTGCATCTCCCCGTCACACTTCGTTAGCTGATTGGCCATAAGAAGCCATCTGTGCCTATCTTTGCCACTGGTCTCAGCTTGCTGGAGCCTATAAGAGGCAGTGGTGGAGAAAGgcgaaacaaaaatcaacatgCAAGCACCATGGGATCTACACTTGTAGATCCAAGTCAACAAGAGCCTGAAAAATTTCAGCAGGTAACATATCTCAGGGCCTTTATGTATCTGACAGTAAAAGCATTTCAAGTAGGTAGTCGCAGCTATCGCTCTTCGCTGCCATCAGATGGGAAAATGCCCCTAAAATAACTGGTTTTCAAGCTAATTTTTGTTTAGCACAGTAAATGTGTTGATGTAGTTTTTGTATGGAAATACTTTGTCACATAACTATCCCCcgttacattttatttgcagttggttttttttttttttgtgtgttagtacagagtattttgatttttgttaatCATGCGGCTCTCCCACTTTTGCTGACTTTCTCTGAACAATCAATTTTTATCATCCGAAATTGACCAACATTCAGCTCTGagttaaaattaatatgaaatatagacaaaatatataatcataCAATTATAAAAACTGCATTAAAATGTAGAGATTAGCT from Pomacea canaliculata isolate SZHN2017 linkage group LG8, ASM307304v1, whole genome shotgun sequence encodes the following:
- the LOC112570125 gene encoding aftiphilin-like isoform X5, with translation MSNVIPIVSSSPPPLDDHPSYGWGDDDDDDDDFGNFTSAPYAGVSSSGDSVATSEFDADWSQVNLHSASESDQSRECTPAEDKIHAMEEEGKAAGRIETADEMVACDPIENGINGNETEGDDFADFSGFQSVNNSKPCCGSLPLEISEGCEQENSDGVGQTEPKASEECDEKNLATSQTGEPVMQESTTDSGMFSTDMSPVPKSDSILSDCDKNMPSEDETILDLPQDGQQASNSFHPEDDFKLVATADDAFSVGTSGLGDSSRSATPETMLNSTSLEEGVPAKLSRQSSQELEEIQASVCHPPDLLPEQENAKVQCIQEHKQRSVSAECCDALSSDLPSQADVSDAETSKITITSNRLESGSNSPIYEHSKGTEDKVAEISEYKDLTEHEDKTVPDSCCMTETFDDKSVDVCSGGDDEEDNDQFDSDSNDEWPGFQHSSHQNSEPEDLVLKTENLKEEDGDDLDFDDDGTFGQFSSLSDADLPELKKIDASRQMKCNSPQISDHVQVEPEAGRETEDGEDANNDDFGDFRGPCSHKTSATEEPLDFSSTQTDEETIKPDDEFTELRSFENQAADDDFGDFSSETKNNLNEDSFSFGNSSEHQAVSDDAGWADFSKPAEEKFASNDDFGNFAMEDPSSALQTGSESSSTTAHSKIQGSRLSHALASCFPHNGPETSTIKSLSEAGSPENAQDTTQGKDGIGLLETIIHFGLNYKAASLQTWEVVEHPSKKDPWVRLWNHLKDIDGTPAVVYQWLKSSCNSHLFKTLCIDTQNMLIGHKKPSVPIFATGLSLLEPIRGSGGERRNKNQHASTMGSTLVDPSQQEPEKFQQEIPAVDFDWSSSGLTNPLT